From Prosthecobacter vanneervenii:
ATTTGACCTTGAGAGGCAGACCCCAGCGGCTGAAAGTGACCTCCCAGCTGGCGGGCCGGCCTGACTGGCGGGGGCCATCGAGCAGCCAGGGGTAGTTTTTGAGGATCACCATCTCGGCATCTCCTGGTACGACGACGCGGTAGGCGGGCTCTGTGGACTGCACTGCAGCGGCGGCCGTGAGCGAGGGATTTTTCTGCTGAGCGAGGTAGAAGGACTGGAGATCCAGGCCGATGAGGTTGAGGCCGTTGTACAAGCCGTTGTGATTGGGCGTGGCAAAGTTGGCGGCATGCCAGGCCTCGAAGCGACTGGAGAGGAAGAGATTGAGCTCCACGTGGACGTGGGCGCGGCGCTGGTCGATGCCGCTGCCAGTGTAGCCCAGGATGCCCAAGGGGGTGCCAGCCCTGACCTGCTGACCCGCGCTGACGCTGGCGGATGCGAGGTGCGCGTAGAGGGAGTAGTATGAGCTGCCGCCCCAATCGTGCCGCACGACGATGTAGCGGCCGTAGTTGCTATGCGCAGGGGACGCCGCCACGTGAACCACCACGCCATCGCCGATGGCGCCAACGGCGTCCTGAGGGTTGCCTTTGGCGTCGCGCTGCAGGGGCTTGATGTCGAGCCCCTCGTGAAAGCGTGCGTAGGCGATGCGGCTGCCGATGCGGCGGGGATCGCGGACAAAGCCGAACTGCCCGCCCTCCCAAGGAGTGGTTTTGGAGCCCTCAAACGTGCGATCGACGAACTGAAAGAAGTCCGCAGGCGCGTCAAAGAGGGCGTGATTGGCGGTAGGCAGCTGGAGCTGCTGCGCAGGGAGTGCCCCTGTGAGCAGGGTGACCAGCAGGCATGAAAGTGTGAGACGCGGCATCATTCAGTGCCAGGGATTTTGAAGCCTTCCAGCGGGATCATGCCCTCGGGCTTGGGCGGAACTGGACGGGGCTTGCCGAGCGCCTTGTCACGTTCGGCGGCTTTTTCCGCAGCCTCGATAGCCTTGGCATCGCGGCGGGAGTTCAGCTTTTCCTTGGAGGTGGAGGGCAGCATGTCGTCCATCCACCGCGAGGTGGATTTTGGGGTCATGTATTTGAGACGAGGATAGAACTTGTCCATCTCATCAATCGTCTTTTTGGTCAGCCCTTTCCAGATGGTGAACTTGCCATCGAGGATGGGTTGGTCGAGCTCGATCATGTCAACCGGGATGCCGTTGACCATCGTCAGCATGGCCATGCCATGATAGTTGCGGGAGGCGAGCTCGAGGGAATTGCGGCCTTTGGTGTCGAGCTGAAGCAGGACACCGTAGCCTTCGTTGATATCTTCTGCCGGAAAGGGCTCGAAGCCTGAGATGCTGCGCTGGCTGAACTCGGGGACCTTTCTGAAAGTCATCGTCTGTCCGCCAATGGGAAGACGCATCAGCTCGCTGGGATGCTCGATCTGGTCTGTCTGGACGTGGGAGGTGATGAGGAGCTTGTTTTCACGAAGCACATCGCAGCTGGTAAGCAGTGCGGAGCAGGCCAGCAGGAGGGTGGTGAAGGAAAGTCTTTGCATTGGGGTATCAAATCAAAGTCGTGGCTGCTTTGCAACTCTGGAGGATGGCAGGGAAATAAAACTTCTCTGCGTGTGCCAGCATCCCCTGATTTGACAAGCACGCGAATCGCCGGAGTGTCGGCGCACCCTTTTTTCCACCATGGCAGGCAATGAACGCACGCTCCTCACCCAGGCCCAGATGGCCGATGGCGTGAAGGCATTGGCGCAGAGCATCCGTGCGGCAAATCCGGAGGCGGAGAGCATCGCGCTGGTGGGGGTTTTTACGCGTGGGGTGCCGCTGGCGAAACGCATCGCGGCGGAGATTGAAAAGCTCGGTCTTAAGGTGTTTGTGGGAACGATCGACATCACGCAGTACCGGGATGACCTGAACACCTTTCAAATGGTGCCAAAGCTGGAAGGATCTGACATCGCCTTTGACATTG
This genomic window contains:
- a CDS encoding murein hydrolase activator EnvC family protein; protein product: MMPRLTLSCLLVTLLTGALPAQQLQLPTANHALFDAPADFFQFVDRTFEGSKTTPWEGGQFGFVRDPRRIGSRIAYARFHEGLDIKPLQRDAKGNPQDAVGAIGDGVVVHVAASPAHSNYGRYIVVRHDWGGSSYYSLYAHLASASVSAGQQVRAGTPLGILGYTGSGIDQRRAHVHVELNLFLSSRFEAWHAANFATPNHNGLYNGLNLIGLDLQSFYLAQQKNPSLTAAAAVQSTEPAYRVVVPGDAEMVILKNYPWLLDGPRQSGRPASWEVTFSRWGLPLKVKSSATTVSVPVVTWVQDSGLPHYLNTRGCVTGSGSTGKLTAEGLRFIKLVCGWF
- the pyrR gene encoding bifunctional pyr operon transcriptional regulator/uracil phosphoribosyltransferase PyrR; the protein is MAGNERTLLTQAQMADGVKALAQSIRAANPEAESIALVGVFTRGVPLAKRIAAEIEKLGLKVFVGTIDITQYRDDLNTFQMVPKLEGSDIAFDIDDLNVVLCDEVIYTGRSVRAALDELLNFGRPKRVQLAVLVDRCGREFPVQPDFSALKVTLAPGERVAVRFEEVDGQDACTVQTQAPAR